GGAAATCCGCGCGTGATGTGGATAGTCGCGCCGCGCACAGCGGATAGCACGCGACCTCGGGGGTCCCTACGGTCGGGGCAGGCCGCGACGAGGCGGCAGGAACCGGAGGAACTCCGACATGACAAGTTCGCTCGACGGCCGCGTCGCCGTCGTGACCGGAGGAGCGACGCTGGTCGGTCACGGTGTCGTCCAGGCGCTCCACGAGCAGGGCGCCGTCGTCGTTGTCGTCGACATCGACGCCGACGGCGCCCAAGAGGTTGCCGACCAGCTCGGCGACCGGGTCCACGTGGTCGTCGCCGACATCACGGACGACGCCACGGTGGGCCGGCTGGTCGACGACGTCGTCTCGACGCACGGCAACATCGACATCCTGGTCAACCTCGCCTGCATCTACCTCGATGACGGCGCCGACACCGACCGGGCGGGCTGGTTGACCGCCTTCGACGTCAACGTGGTCAGCGCGGTGATGATGACTCGCGCGGCGCGCCCGGCCCTGGCCTCGAGCGGTCACGGGGCGGTCGTCAACTTCACCTCCATCTCCAGCAAGGTCGCCCAGACCGGGCGCTGGGTGTACCCAGCGACGAAGGCAGCCATGGTCCAGGTCACCCGGTCGATGGCGATGGATCTTGCCTCCGACGGCATCCGGGTGAACTCCGTCAGCCCCGGGTGGACCTGGTCGAAGATCATGGACTCCCTCTCCCAGGGTGACCGCACACGGACCGACCGAGTGGCGGCGCCGTTCCACCTGACCGGCCGGGTAGGCGATCCCGTGGAGGTCGGCCGCGTCGTCGCGTTCCTCGTCTCGGACGCTGCGTCGGTGGTCACGGGCGCCGACTGGGCGGCGGACGGCGGGTACTCCGCCATGGGGCCGGAGCAGGGCGTCACCGCCATCCCCCAGCTCGCCACCGAAGGAGCACACTGACATGCACATCGCCATCATCGGGGCCGGCTTCGCCGGCCTCGCCGCCGGGAAGGTCCTCACTCAGTTCGGGCACGAGGTCACGATCTACGAGAAGGCACCCGACGTCGGAGGTGTGTGGAGCTCGACGCGTCGCTATCCGGGCCTCTCCACCCAGAACAACAAGGGCACGTACGCGCTGCCGGACCTGCCCATGCCCAAGCACTTCCCCGAGTGGCCGAGCGGGGAGCAGGTCCAGCAGTACCTGGAGGCCTACGCCCGCAAGTTCGCGCTCCTGGACAGGACCCGCCTGAGCACCGAGGTGATCGGCGCGGACCTCGACGAGAGCGGTCCACGGTGGACGATCCGCACCCGCGGCCCGGCCGGCGAGGTCCACGAGAGCGCGGACTTCGTCGTCGTCGCCAACGGCATCTTCTCCGACGCCTTCACACCGTCCTACCCGGGGCGGGACGAGTTCGAAGCCGCCGGTGGAAGGGTGTGCACGCCGTCGGACGTCCGAGATCTCGCCCAGGTCGAGGGCAAGCACGTCGTTGTCGTCGGGTACGGGAAGTCCGCGTGCGACATCGCCACCGCCATCAGCGGATCGGCCGCCACCACGTCCGTCGTCGCGCGACAGCTGATCTGGAAGATGCCCAAGAAGCTCCTGGGCGTGCTCAACTACAAGTACCTCATGCTCACCCGCCTGGGCGAGGCCCTCTTCGAGTACCAGCAGACGAAGGGCGTCGAAGCCTTCCTGCACGGCAAGGGCAAGGCCGTCCGTGACGGCATGCTGAGCGGGCTCCAGGCCGTTGCCACCAAGCAGCTGCGGCTCACGCGGAGCGGCCTCGTCCCGGTCGGCGGCTTCGAGCGCATCGCGCGCAGCACCGTCAGCCTCACCAGTGACTCGTTCTTCAAGAAGGCCGCCTCCGGCGAGATCGACGTCGTCCGGGACAGCCAGATCGTGCGCCTGTTCGAGCAGGGCGGGCTGCCCATGGCCGAGCTCGCAGACGGGTCTACGCGACGCGCCGACGTCGTGATCGCGGCCACGGGGTGGCGCCAGGGGGTGCCGTTCCTCAGCCCCGAGATCCAGGACCGTCTCACCGACGAGCGGGGCAACTTCGAGCTGTACCGCTTCGTGCTCCCGCACGACGTGCCCGGTCTCGCCTTCTGCGGCTACAACTCCTCGTTCTACTCGCCGCTGTCCGCCGAGGTGGCGGCGCTGTGGATCGCCGACTACCTCATGGACGGGAGCAACCTGCCCCCCGTGGCGGAGCGCCGCCGCCAGGTACAGCAGCGGCTGCGGTGGATGGAGGAACGCACGGAGGGTCACCACGCCCGCGGGACGAACCTCATCCCGTTCTCGATGCACAACGTCGACGAGATGCTCGCGGAAATCGGGATCATCATCCCGCGAGCCCAACGAGTCCGAGAATGGCTGTTGCCGGCGAACCCCCGCGACTACTGCCGGATCACCGAGCAGCTCCTCGCGAGGCAGCAGAGCGCGCGGCGCGACCTCGGCGAGCCGAGCCTGCCGCGCGCCACGGAGCAGCCGAGTGCGGCACAGCTAGCAGATCAGGCAGCTGGGCCCGTGGCCGAGGATCGGCACAGGTCACCACGGGCCGAAGAGCAGCCCAGCACGCCGGGGGCCGAGAAGGAGCGGAGCATCGTCAACTGACGCGGTGCCTCGTGCACTGCTCACCGCACGATGACCGCTCGGCTGACGTGCGAGACGTGCGCCGGGGCCGGGATGCGGCCGGTGGCTGCATCCCCGGCCCCGGCACCATGTTGCGCCGCCCAGAACGTAGACGTGGCCGCGCGTGTGATGGATGATCACATCGCACGGAAGGTGGTGGTCCCTCTGACTCCCGGTCGATCGGCTGAGTGGCGCGCGGTGGCGCCGCCCACCTCTGCGCCGCCCGTCAAGGGCGGTGGGACCGCGTCGATCAGACAGCCAGCGGTCGCCTTGGGCGCGTCGTCAGAAATGCGGACCCGCCGGCTGGACGAGTTGCGCGAGTCGGTCTCGCATGCGGCGACCCCCCACGACGTGACCCTCCGCGGCGGGGACCTGGACGGCGTCGTCAGTGCCTCGCAGGCAGCACAGACCAACGTCGTGTTTGTCCGGTACGGCGCCGATGTGCTGGTGGAGGCGGGCCCCACAGGCGGTCGCTTCGTCCTGACGGTCCCACTGGGCCCGATGGGCGTGGGTACGAATGCGGTGGAGCGGCACTTCTCCTCCCCCTTCGTGCTCACCCCCGACCGCAGGACGCTCATGGCCCCACATCCGTGGGAAGGAGCGCTCGTGATCGCCACGAGCATCGCTCGCGTGCGGGATCACCTTGGAGCGCTCGCCGGCATACCGCCAGACGGCGACCTCGAGTTCCGCTGGTCGTCCACCGCCCCCTCGCCCCTTCCTCCGGGCTATCTGGATTCCACCTGCCGGTCAGTAGCTGAGACGCTCTTCCGCAGCCCGGCTCTTCCAGACGTTGCGGTCCGGTCGCTCGAGCAGACCCTCATCTCGGCAGCGCTGCTGACCCTCCCCCACACCCATACGGGAATGCTCCAGAACGGCTCGGCCCGGGTGTCGACCTCGCACGCCGAAGCGGCGCGGGCATGGATGGCGGAGTACCACGGCGCCGCCGTCACGGTGCCGGACGTGGCCCGCTCGATCGGGTTGTCGGTGCGACAGCTACAGACGGTCACCATGGAGCGTTTCGGTCTCACGCCGACCGAGATGCTGCGTGGGATCCGGCTGGCCGAGGCCCGCCGCCGCCTTACCGGTGCGGGCGCCGAGCTTGCCGCCACGGTGGCCGAGGCTGCCCACTGTGCCGGTTTCGTCCACCTGGGCCGCTTCGCTCAGCTCTACCGCAGCACGTACGGCGAGACGCCGCACCAGAGCTTGGCGACAGCCCGGAAAGGCTCGCTACCCGACGACTCCTCGCGGAACGCAGTGCCATCGTCAGAACAGGTTTCGCCAGTACACTTCCCAATCTATTAACGGTCGATAGATTCGCCCGGCTGCGGGACCGCTCGATGATGCATGGTGCAATAGGCGAGCGGGTCCCGTGCGGAGATTCCGCCCCGCGCGCGATTTCGATCTTTCGGCGCAACTAGTCATGCGCGACCGCGTAGTCACCCGTTCGCTTTATAGCGCTGGCGTCTAGCGGATGCCGAAAGGTGCGCCACGTCGGCCCGCCATCTTTCCGGGGGCGTGCACCGCAGCGTGACCCTCCCGGTTCTGGCGCCGTTCCGTGCATGCGTTCCCGACGAGGTCGCGCACCCCCTCACACACGACCGCGGCTGATCGATCCACGCTAGAGCATCCGTGCGCGGCTCTCGAAAGAATCAGGTACGCCATTTACGGACTGTGGCGTCACACTTTCCGAAATAGTCTGACCTTTGGGGGCCGGAATGTGATAGTTGACATATGAGCACACCCCCCCTATGTTCACCGAAACCGTCGACGACGATCGGAGATTGCCGCCATGTCAGCCTCAACTCGCGAACTGATCAATCCACCAGCGATTCACCCGGCTCCGGGTTTCAGCCACGTCTCAATCGCCGAACCGGGGCGGATCGCCTACATCGCGGGGCAGGTCGCACTGGCGCCGGACTTCAGCGTCGTGGGAGGCGATGACCTCGCTGCGCAGACGAGAGCGGCCATGCAAAACGTGAAGCTGGCGCTCGACGCGATCGGAGCGACATGGGACGACGTCGTCCGTCGCACGATCTACACCCTGAGGCCCACGGAGTACGAAGTCATCACGAGCGCCATCGAAGCTGTCCAGGGCTCCAGCCAGCACCCTGCGCAGACCATCGTCGGAGTCACCGGACTAGCGGTCGACGGTCTGCTGATCGAGATCGAGGCCACCGTTCACCTTCCGTAGGCGCCAGCCGCGCAGAGAGCACCGCAGCCCCGAGGAGGTGCAAGGCGCGGCGGCACGAACACGATCAAGAAGACAGGCGAGACAAACACGCACTGAAAAGTCCCGGCAAGAACGGAACAGGCACGCGAGAACGTGCCCTCACCTCACGGAGCGAAGATGAAGATCGACAAAGACGGCGGGCTCGTCATCGACACCGATGCCATGGAGTGGCGCACCCTGGCGCCGGGGGTCGGCATCAAGGTCCTGCGTCTCGACCGCGCGTCGGAGGAGTGGACGATCATGATCCGCTCCGAGAAAGGCTCGGTTCTGCCCCCGCACCAGCACATCGGCAACTCCGAGATCTACATCATCAAGGGCGCCGGACATCATGAGCAGGCAGGTCACTTCAAGACCGGCGACTACGTCCTCGAACCGGACGGGGCCACCCACAGCCCGCTCTTCTTCAACGAAGAGGTCATTCAAATCATGTTCGCGAAGGGGCCATCGCAGTTCCTGGACGAGAATGGGAACCCGACGTTCCTGATGGACGTCAACATGCTGAGCGGCTTCGCCGAGGAGCATGTTCTGGCGTCGGCCTGACGAGGCGGATGAGGTGGCACTCAACGCCTGATCGGGTAGTTCACCCGGGCGGCATTCAGGACCCCGCTGTTTCCCACGCTCCTAGGGGAACTGTGGGCGACTGCTGAGGATCGCGGCCGATGCGTCAAGATCGTGGCCCCTCGGCTGCTGGTACGTCGACACCGGCAGCCGAGGGTCTCACGATCTTCCGGGAACGGTGCACTCAGCCAGGCACGACCACCACGAGAATCCGCCCGCGGTCACAGTCGTCTCCCGTTACCGACGGGTGGCAGGCATGCCGTCGATGAGCCCGCCATCGCCGGTGGGGCCCCCGGGCTGCTGTCATGCCCATCCCAGAAGCCCCGTGTCGCATGAGGCCGGCAAGAACCTCGTAGGACCGCCGGGTCGCTCGCTAGAGCCGTGAGATGACGAAGGCGAGTGCGCCGATGCCGGCGATGAACGTGACGGCGGCCGTGACAAGGAGAAGCGCGGCTCCGGGCAACGCGCGCCTCTCTCCCTCCCCCACCAGGACTCGATGGACGGTCCGGTAACGGGCCGTCGCCACGACCGCTATCGAGGCGCCGAGCGCCGCCCCGACGAGCACGGCCGCGAGTGTCAGCGCGCCGAGCTGTGGCGCGAACAGTCGAGCAGCGAGCAGAGGCCCGAGGGCGAGCGCCAGGGCGGTCCGACGCCACGCCAGCGCCGTCCGCTCGGGCTGCAGTCCTGGATCGAACAGTTCGGCCCCGGGCTGTGTCACTTGACCAGCACACCGATCAGCAGCACGGCACCTCCGATGAAGACCCCCACCCCGAGCGGACCTGCCATGGCCGGAGCCGGCAGCGGGCGTGCTTCTCGCAGCGCCCGCTCGACCCGCATCCAACCGAACCACGCCTGAACCGGCGTGACCGCACCGAGACCGATGAAGATCAGTGACGCCGCAAGGCCGAACGAGCGCTCGATCGGCAGCTGGAGCGCTTCCAGAGCGACTCCGACGGCAAGCAGCGCCAGCGAGGTCCGGACCCACGCCAGATACGTCCGCTCGTTGGCCAACGAGAACCGGACGTCCGGCTCAGCGCCGGCACGGTAGACCCGACGCGGAAACCGGCGGTCGTCGACGGACAAGCTCTCCTCATTCCAGCCGGGTCCGTGTTCGTGCAAACCCAAGCACGTTCAGCCCCGTCGGGACGGCGGGGGCACTCTTGACATTTGATCACATACCGGCGAGTCTCGGGTGAAACCTCGCCGTGCACTGGTGTCTGGAGTAGGCGCCGTGCCGCCACGGTGACAGACGAAGAAGGATTGTGCCAATGGCATCCGACGATCGCATGCCCGGGGGCCGGCGCCCCAACTTCATCATCATGTGTATGGACCAGTGGGACGCGCACATGGAGCTGCCGGCGAATCTCCGGCTGCCTGCGATGGAACGGATGGAGGAACGCGGGGTCACCTTCGAGAAGCAGTACTGCACGGTGCCGATGTGCACGGCCTCGCGTGCAGCGATGTGGACCGGCGTCCATGCCAAGAACACGGGCCTGTGGGACAACCTCAACTTCTCCTGGATCCACGAGCTCTCGCCGGACGTCCCCACCATCGGGCACATGCTGCGCGAGCAGGGCTACTACACCGCGTTCAAGGGCAAGTGGCACCTCTCCGACGTGCCGATGTCCGAGGACGCGCTCGAACGGTACGGCTTCGCCGACTTCCAGGCCTGGGGCGAGATGTTCGGTACACCGCTCCAGGGCGCGATGCTCGACGGCACCGTCGCCTTCGAGACGGTCGACTGGTTGCGGCACCGGGCTCCCAAGGACCAGCCGTGGTTCCTGATCTCCTCGATGGTCAACCCGCACGACGTGATGTACATGCGCACCGAGCCGTTCATCCCCCCACGGGAGAACGGCACGATGAAGCGCGCGGTCCATCTCCCCCAGACCCTCGGGATCTTCGAGGAGTGGGACGTCACGTACCCACCGAACTTCGACGACGACCTCTCCGGCCAGCCGCCCGGGGTCACCTCCTACCGCAACAACATCGAGTGGAACTACGGCGCAGTCCCCGACGACCGGCCCGACCTGTGGCTCCAGCGCCGCAACTACCTCCTGAACTGCCTGCGACTCGTCGACCAGGAGTTCGGCAAGGTTCTCGACGAGATCGAGCGGCAGGGCCTGTGGGACAACACGGTCGTCATCCTCACCTCCGACCACGGGGAGATGAACGGCGCCCACCGCCTCGCACAGAAGGGCGGCATCCACTACGAGGAGGCCGCCGTCGTGAACATGTCCGTCGCCGTGCCGGGTGGGCCGGCAGGCACCCGGACTCGCGCGGTCGGTTCCCACCTGGACCTCGCCCCCACCGTCCTGGAACTCGCGGGCCTGAGCCAGGAGGACATTGCCCGCCGCTACCCACAGCTCCGCGGTCGCAGCCTGGCGGAGGTGCTCCACGACCCGGACGTCCCCGGCCCGCGGGGTTCGATCGATGAACCCGGTGCCGGCGCCCTGCTGTGCTGGGACGGGCTCTTCATGCTCGATGCCGAGTGGTCCGTCAGCGGCGCACTGCGCTCCATGGTCGACCTGCCGCACGACCGCCGGGACGCCTCGCTCCTCGAGGCCGGCGA
This window of the Georgenia yuyongxinii genome carries:
- a CDS encoding SDR family oxidoreductase — protein: MTSSLDGRVAVVTGGATLVGHGVVQALHEQGAVVVVVDIDADGAQEVADQLGDRVHVVVADITDDATVGRLVDDVVSTHGNIDILVNLACIYLDDGADTDRAGWLTAFDVNVVSAVMMTRAARPALASSGHGAVVNFTSISSKVAQTGRWVYPATKAAMVQVTRSMAMDLASDGIRVNSVSPGWTWSKIMDSLSQGDRTRTDRVAAPFHLTGRVGDPVEVGRVVAFLVSDAASVVTGADWAADGGYSAMGPEQGVTAIPQLATEGAH
- a CDS encoding flavin-containing monooxygenase — protein: MHIAIIGAGFAGLAAGKVLTQFGHEVTIYEKAPDVGGVWSSTRRYPGLSTQNNKGTYALPDLPMPKHFPEWPSGEQVQQYLEAYARKFALLDRTRLSTEVIGADLDESGPRWTIRTRGPAGEVHESADFVVVANGIFSDAFTPSYPGRDEFEAAGGRVCTPSDVRDLAQVEGKHVVVVGYGKSACDIATAISGSAATTSVVARQLIWKMPKKLLGVLNYKYLMLTRLGEALFEYQQTKGVEAFLHGKGKAVRDGMLSGLQAVATKQLRLTRSGLVPVGGFERIARSTVSLTSDSFFKKAASGEIDVVRDSQIVRLFEQGGLPMAELADGSTRRADVVIAATGWRQGVPFLSPEIQDRLTDERGNFELYRFVLPHDVPGLAFCGYNSSFYSPLSAEVAALWIADYLMDGSNLPPVAERRRQVQQRLRWMEERTEGHHARGTNLIPFSMHNVDEMLAEIGIIIPRAQRVREWLLPANPRDYCRITEQLLARQQSARRDLGEPSLPRATEQPSAAQLADQAAGPVAEDRHRSPRAEEQPSTPGAEKERSIVN
- a CDS encoding AraC family transcriptional regulator codes for the protein MAARVMDDHIARKVVVPLTPGRSAEWRAVAPPTSAPPVKGGGTASIRQPAVALGASSEMRTRRLDELRESVSHAATPHDVTLRGGDLDGVVSASQAAQTNVVFVRYGADVLVEAGPTGGRFVLTVPLGPMGVGTNAVERHFSSPFVLTPDRRTLMAPHPWEGALVIATSIARVRDHLGALAGIPPDGDLEFRWSSTAPSPLPPGYLDSTCRSVAETLFRSPALPDVAVRSLEQTLISAALLTLPHTHTGMLQNGSARVSTSHAEAARAWMAEYHGAAVTVPDVARSIGLSVRQLQTVTMERFGLTPTEMLRGIRLAEARRRLTGAGAELAATVAEAAHCAGFVHLGRFAQLYRSTYGETPHQSLATARKGSLPDDSSRNAVPSSEQVSPVHFPIY
- a CDS encoding RidA family protein, with protein sequence MSASTRELINPPAIHPAPGFSHVSIAEPGRIAYIAGQVALAPDFSVVGGDDLAAQTRAAMQNVKLALDAIGATWDDVVRRTIYTLRPTEYEVITSAIEAVQGSSQHPAQTIVGVTGLAVDGLLIEIEATVHLP
- a CDS encoding cupin domain-containing protein, producing MKIDKDGGLVIDTDAMEWRTLAPGVGIKVLRLDRASEEWTIMIRSEKGSVLPPHQHIGNSEIYIIKGAGHHEQAGHFKTGDYVLEPDGATHSPLFFNEEVIQIMFAKGPSQFLDENGNPTFLMDVNMLSGFAEEHVLASA
- a CDS encoding DUF202 domain-containing protein gives rise to the protein MTQPGAELFDPGLQPERTALAWRRTALALALGPLLAARLFAPQLGALTLAAVLVGAALGASIAVVATARYRTVHRVLVGEGERRALPGAALLLVTAAVTFIAGIGALAFVISRL
- a CDS encoding YidH family protein, which produces MSVDDRRFPRRVYRAGAEPDVRFSLANERTYLAWVRTSLALLAVGVALEALQLPIERSFGLAASLIFIGLGAVTPVQAWFGWMRVERALREARPLPAPAMAGPLGVGVFIGGAVLLIGVLVK
- a CDS encoding sulfatase-like hydrolase/transferase; this translates as MASDDRMPGGRRPNFIIMCMDQWDAHMELPANLRLPAMERMEERGVTFEKQYCTVPMCTASRAAMWTGVHAKNTGLWDNLNFSWIHELSPDVPTIGHMLREQGYYTAFKGKWHLSDVPMSEDALERYGFADFQAWGEMFGTPLQGAMLDGTVAFETVDWLRHRAPKDQPWFLISSMVNPHDVMYMRTEPFIPPRENGTMKRAVHLPQTLGIFEEWDVTYPPNFDDDLSGQPPGVTSYRNNIEWNYGAVPDDRPDLWLQRRNYLLNCLRLVDQEFGKVLDEIERQGLWDNTVVILTSDHGEMNGAHRLAQKGGIHYEEAAVVNMSVAVPGGPAGTRTRAVGSHLDLAPTVLELAGLSQEDIARRYPQLRGRSLAEVLHDPDVPGPRGSIDEPGAGALLCWDGLFMLDAEWSVSGALRSMVDLPHDRRDASLLEAGEKYGAPDFSLRTFYRAVVDGRYKLVRWFSPEDYETPRDVDDLLSRSDLSLHDLWKDPGELVNLADPTRVEFDRGLVATLLDKLNALIDWELGDDSCPFDLDMFGTRELVYTRTSEAATRTS